In Camelus dromedarius isolate mCamDro1 chromosome 3, mCamDro1.pat, whole genome shotgun sequence, one DNA window encodes the following:
- the HSPA9 gene encoding stress-70 protein, mitochondrial: MISASRAAAARLVGAAASRGPTAARHQDGWNGLSHEAFRVVSRRDYASEAIKGAVVGIDLGTTNSCVAVMEGKQAKVLENAEGARTTPSVVAFTADGERLVGMPAKRQAVTNPNNTFYATKRLIGRRYDDPEVQKDIKNVPFKIVRASNGDAWVEAHGKLYSPSQIGAFVLMKMKETAENYLGHTAKNAVITVPAYFNDSQRQATKDAGQISGLNVLRVINEPTAAALAYGLDKSEDKIIAVYDLGGGTFDISILEIQKGVFEVKSTNGDTFLGGEDFDQALLRHIVKEFKRETGVDLTKDNMALQRVREAAEKAKCELSSSVQTDINLPYLTMDASGPKHLNMKLTRAQFEGIVTDLIKRTIAPCQKAMQDAEVSKSDIGEVILVGGMTRMPKVQQTVQDLFGRAPSKAVNPDEAVAIGAAIQGGVLAGDVTDVLLLDVTPLSLGIETLGGVFTKLINRNTTIPTKKSQVFSTAADGQTQVEIKVCQGEREMAGDNKLLGQFTLIGIPPAPRGVPQIEVTFDIDANGIVHVSAKDKGTGREQQIVIQSSGGLSKDDIENMVKNAEKYAEEDRRKKERVEAVNMAEGIIHDTETKMEEFKDQLPADECNKLKEEISKMRELLARKDSETGENIRQAASSLQQASLKLFEMAYKKMASEREGSGSSGTGEQKENQKEEKQ; the protein is encoded by the exons ATGATAAGCGCGAGCCGAGCCGCAGCAGCCCGTCTCGTTGGCGCCGCAGCCTCCCGGGGCCCCACGGCCGCCCGCCACCAG gatGGCTGGAATGGCCTTAGTCATGAGGCATTTAGAGTTGTTTCAAGGCGGGACTATGC ATCAGAAGCAATCAAGGGAGCAGTTGTTGGTATTGATTTGGGTACTACCAACTCCTGTGTGGCAGTTATGGAAGGTAAACAAGCAAAG GTGCTAGAGAATGCTGAAGGTGCCAGAACCACCCCTTCAGTTGTGGCCTTTACGGCAGATGGTGAGCGACTTGTTGGCATGCCAGCCAAGCGACAGGCTGTCACCAACCCAAACAACACTTTCTATGCTACCAAGCGTCTTATTGGCCGGCGATATGATGACCCTGAAGTACAGAAGGACAT TAAAaatgttccttttaaaattgtcCGTGCCTCTAATGGTGATGCCTGGGTTGAAGCTCATGGAAAACTCTATTCCCCAAGTCAGATTGGAGCATTTGTGTTGATGAAGATGAAAGAGACTGCAG AAAATTACTTGGGGCATACAGCAAAAAATGCTGTGATCACAGTTCCAGCTTATTTCAATGACTCTCAGAGACAG gcCACTAAGGATGCTGGCCAGATATCTGGACTGAATGTGCTTCGGGTAATAAATGAACCCACAGCTGCTGCTTTGGCCTATGGTCTGGACAAATCAGAAGACAAAAT caTTGCTGTATATGATCTAGGTGGTGGAACTTTTGATATTTCCATACTGGAAATTCAAAAAGGAGTATTTGAGGTGAAGTCCACCAACGGAGACACTTTCTTAGGTGGTGAAGACTTTGACCAGGCCTTGCTACGTCACATTGTAAAGGAGTTCAAAAGAGAG ACAGGGGTTGATTTGACCAAAGATAACATGGCCCTTCAGAGGGTTCGGGAAGCCGCTGAGAAGGCCAAGTGTGAACTCTCTTCATCTGTGCAG ACTGACATTAACTTGCCATACCTTACAATGGATGCTTCTGGACCCAAACATTTGAATATGAAGCTGACCCGGGCGCAGTTTGAGGGGATTGTAACTGATCTAATTAAAAGGACCATTGCCCCATGCCAGAAAGCCATGCAAGATGCAGAAGTCAGCAAGAGTGATATAGGAGAAGTAATTCTTGTTGGTGGCATGACTAGGATGCCCAAG GTTCAGCAGACTGTGCAGGATCTCTTTGGCCGAGCCCCAAGTAAAGCTGTCAATCCTGATGAGGCTGTGGCCATTGGAGCAGCCATTCAGGGAGGAGTGCTGGCTGGTGATGTCACAGATGTGCTGCTCCTAGATGTCACTCCCCTGTCTCTGGGTATTGAGACTCTGGGAGGTGTCTTCACCAAACTTATTAACAGGAACACCACTATTCCAACTAAGAAGAGCCAG GTGTTTTCTACAGCTGCTGATGGACAGACTCAAGTGGAGATTAAAGTGTGTCAGGGTGAGAGAGAGATGGCTGGAGACAACAAACTTCTTGGACAGTTTACTTTG ATTGGAATTCCTCCAGCCCCTCGTGGAGTCCCTCAGATTGAAGTTACATTTGACATTGATGCCAATGGGATTGTGCATGTTTCTGCCAAAGATAAGGGTACAGGACGCGAGCAGCAGA TTGTGATCCAGTCTTCTGGTGGTTTAAGCAAAGATGATATTGAAAATATGGTTAAAAATGCAGAGAAGTATGCTGAGGAAGACCGGCGAAAGAAG gAACGAGTTGAAGCAGTTAATATGGCTGAAGGAATCATTCATGACACAGAAACCAAGATGGAAGAATTCAAGGACCAATTGCCTGCTGATGAG tgcaaCAAGCTAAAAGAAGAGATTTCCAAAATGAGGGAACTCCTGGCTCGAAAAGATagtgaaacaggagaaaacatAAGGCAGGCAGCATCTTCCCTTCAGCAAGCGTCACTGAAACTCTTTGAAATGGCATACAAAAAG ATGGCATCTGAGCGAGAAGGCTCTGGAAGTTCTGGCACTGGggaacaaaaggaaaatcaaaaggaGGAGAAACAGTAA